A genomic region of Lodderomyces elongisporus chromosome 5, complete sequence contains the following coding sequences:
- the RIX1 gene encoding pre-rRNA-processing protein rix1: MSIINIVLEGISENHSSQSIVPVLELLRNDKTILSNISKLQLQQLVSRSLQLVRSSDSYSKWCGINLIHQLSSNYVIVAQSGVQFMSALIAVLESYNSTINVLILRNCIECLQVLMHEIRGKPALTREILTPKLSTIITLVMGHIQFDAETCLNLLYDVILHHPNTFRPFANKLRSKLLVFLKGGFGVEFVEMPTSLRKIICQTMAILPIIEKNEPEAKWGNDVKNVISEVTGILNVFDEFFNFRDDSSLGKLISKLPGRGERAELGEGDRERVFDDLSIDFNEPRSLLAISDQVETLLQLLKHYLVGGGITSVRLPLGLCLTLLEVVFSINARFLSYKSDVRDDEIRQLISTVLNRVHTSGIELLSSLLQFRGALVPHLNQIWTMLEYLVPMIQNKRIDAAEVVKNEAVFAKLVECVGLYLNLVGAVSDGASLVPFVDVALTLVEPRKDSAGNMQQSAADGQQKNQNKNKNQKNKIKKKNASSAPMSDILSHEHLFQQTIPTQTLLAVQYFFSQVITKVELPSNQHYKTLRFIIRQCVEHKNSNLEQAVPKQLRDLLVNTVLYPGYDKNNALPIVSSILIDDPIISVFNNPRLPALPKYHSMSTSMDNKDVTEVGLEQTTYQRNRNGDDDHDDDDDDDDDDDEEVSASKGSGKKLSAKELAIQNLMREQAERQKLDREKEANARIEKDAEHEATPSFAFQMEKRPREEIVEEVGKVEKKIKVGEHGLVKDTVLKSTVETVVDNKNDVANVSKNDQAQDAVGADEDNEGSDFEIPEINMESDTDEEEEGEEAE, from the coding sequence ATGTCGATAATAAACATAGTTTTGGAGGGGATCAGCGAGAATCACTCGAGCCAGTCTATTGTTCCAGTCCTTGAACTTTTACGAAATGACAAGACCATTCTTTCGAACATATCCAAATTGCAACTTCAACAACTAGTTTCTCGAAGTTTACAATTAGTCCGTTCAAGTGATTCTTATTCTAAATGGTGCGGAATAAACCTCATACATCAACTATCTTCAAACTATGTGATTGTTGCCCAGTCAGGTGTGCAATTTATGAGCGCATTAATCGCAGTTTTGGAGTCATACAACTCAACTATAAATGTTCTTATATTGCGCAACTGTATTGAATGTCTTCAGGTGCTTATGCATGAGATTAGAGGTAAGCCTGCGTTGACTAGAGAAATTTTGACTCCCAAATTAAGTACCATCATTACATTGGTGATGGGCCATATTCAATTCGATGCTGAAACGTGTCTCAATTTACTATACGATGTGATTTTGCATCATCCAAACACATTCCGTCCTTTTGCAAATAAACTCAGATCAAAGCTTCTTGTATTCTTGAAAGGTGGTTTTGGTGTAGAGTTTGTTGAAATGCCCACAAGTTTACGCAAAATAATTTGTCAAACTATGGCGATTTTACCAATAATTGAGAAGAATGAACCCGAAGCCAAATGGGGAAATGACGTAAAGAATGTTATTTCAGAGGTTACGGGAATTTTGAATGTGTTTGATgagtttttcaactttAGGGATGATTCATCATTGGGAAAATTAATTTCGAAATTGCCTGGTAGAGGGGAGAGAGCAGAGTTGGGGGAGGGtgacagagagagagtatTTGACGATTTGAGTATTGATTTCAACGAGCCAAGAAGTTTGTTGGCGATAAGCGACCAAGTGGAAACTTTAttgcaattgttgaaacATTATCTAGTTGGCGGTGGTATTACCTCTGTGAGATTGCCCTTGGGGTTATGCTTAACTTTGCTCGAAGTTGTTTTCTCCATAAACGCACGATTTTTGTCATACAAAAGCGATGTAAGAGATGACGAGATTAGACAATTGATCTCAACAGTGTTAAATAGAGTACACACTAGTGGTATTGAATTATTATCTTCATTGCTACAATTCAGAGGTGCGCTTGTGCCACATTTGAATCAGATCTGGACAATGTTGGAATATCTTGTGCCAATGATACAGAACAAACGAATCGATGCAGCTGAAGTAGTCAAGAATGAAGCTGTTTTTGCCAAATTAGTTGAATGTGTTGGATTGTACTTGAACTTGGTTGGAGCCGTGTCTGATGGTGCATCATTAGTACCATTTGTCGATGTTGCATTGACTCTAGTTGAACCAAGAAAGGATAGTGCAGGCAATATGCAACAATCTGCTGCCGATGGCCAGCAAAAGAAtcagaataaaaataaaaatcaaaagaacaagatcaagaagaagaatgcATCTTCAGCACCGATGTCTGATATCTTGTCACATGAACATCTTTTCCAGCAAACTATACCAACTCAAACTCTTTTAGCCGTGCAATACTTTTTCAGTCAAGTAATCACCAAAGTTGAACTTCCTTCGAATCAACACTACAAAACATTGAGATTTATCATTAGACAATGTGTTGAGCATAAGAATAGCAATTTGGAACAAGCTGTGCCAAAACAACTTAGAGATTTGTTAGTCAATACAGTGTTGTATCCAGGCTACGACAAGAACAATGCATTACCTATAGTGTCCTCAATACTTATTGATGATCCAATAATTTCGGTGTTTAACAATCCGCGATTACCTGCATTGCCAAAATACCATTCCATGAGCACTAGTATGGATAATAAAGACGTTACTGAGGTGGGACTTGAACAAACAACATACCAGAGAAATCGTAATGGCGATGACGAtcatgatgatgatgatgatgatgatgatgatgacgacgaaGAGGTTAGTGCTAGTAAAGGAAGCGGTAAAAAGCTTTCAGCCAAAGAATTAGCTATACAGAATTTAATGAGAGAACAAGCAGAGCGTCAGAAACTTGATCGGGAAAAGGAGGCAAATGCACGAATTGAAAAGGATGCTGAACATGAAGCTACGCCGTCATTTGCGTTccaaatggaaaaaagacCACGTGaggaaattgttgaagaagttggtaaagttgaaaagaagatCAAGGTGGGTGAACATGGTTTGGTAAAAGACACTGTTTTAAAAAGCACAGTTGAAACTGTTGTTGATAACAAGAATGATGTAGCCAATGTTAGCAAAAACGATCAAGCACAAGATGCTGTTGGTGCTGATGAAGATAACGAAGGTTCTGATTTCGAGATTCCTGAAATAAATATGGAACTGGATACCgatgaggaagaggaaggtGAAGAAGCGGAGTAA
- the pis1 gene encoding phosphatidylinositol synthase 1 (CDP-alcohol phosphatidyltransferase1), producing the protein MGTRFGAVLDMVTDRCATSSLIVYLAIIYPRFTVIWQLLVSLDLASHYIHMYGMLSAGSSSHKNVEASQSKLLNLYYTNRKVLFAVCALNELFYVAIYLKYYGFFWLGTVMAVLSTPIWVFKQIANVIQLQSASLILARMDVEEHKNKKR; encoded by the exons ATGG GAACACGGTTTGGTGCTGTTTTGGATATGGTTACTGACCGTTGTgcaacatcatcattaaTTGTTTACTTGGCCATCATTTACCCAAGATTCACTGTTATTTGGCAACTCTTGGTTAGTTTGGACTTGGCCTCACACTACATCCATATGTACGGTATGTTGTCTGCAGGGTCACTGTCCCACAAGAATGTTGAGGCGTCCCAATCAAAGCTTCTCAATCTATACTATACCAATAGGAAAGTTTTGTTTGCAGTATGTGCATTGAACGAATTGTTTTACGTGGCAATCTATTTGAAGTACTATGGGTTCTTTTGGCTCGGTACCGTGATGGCAGTGTTGAGTACTCCGATCTGGGTCTTTaaacaaattgcaaatgtTATTCAATTGCAAAGTGCGCTGCTCATCTTGGCGAGGATGGATGTGGAAGAACACAAGAATAAGAAGCGTTGA
- the EDC3 gene encoding enhancer of mRNA decapping codes for MADFLHCKVNLNLKDGSTSTGTITFVDNNQITLKDATNTIDPSISFPSITIPNAKVADLKILQVPSTSNGNGNGNNNSNSKKRSKAKNSELVDDAILFASKPSRSTTPKPKSSGESSHGTNGKPEKSLALDVDDVKNSEFDFQANLAMFDKKSVFDSFRKNDHTQLSDRLVGQNKIENIAKPKKEKYDNNEMVLDSQPKDNWDSIGKSIDRQKTETPTDSVKNHGAQRQLSQERIKMKNFALVNAGDLKPMQTASPVQLLEIERLAEDVFGVSPTMMTEACATNLSKLIIDTCLGGSIRLSNKSNHNLPPLVLLLIGSGRCGSRAFATGRHLNNHGVRVLAFVISSDDSDKELHQQWQSFEAAGGKVISSNFDELVDIIQNQLNTPVELIIDALQGYDDHLEDIFYELENQKTLQKVINWCSNPQQQQKIMSLDLPSGIDGGSGTLSDENTKIECRWCISMGLPLSGIILAYKNGVMEHQDVGGHHEISHYLVDVGIPNKVYSMKPNLRKFDKFWYCAETCIKLDVAV; via the coding sequence atGGCTGATTTTTTACATTGTAAAGTCAATCTCAACTTGAAAGATGGCTCGACGTCTACGGGAACAATCACATTTGTTGACAACAATCAGATCACGTTAAAAGATGCAACAAATACAATTGATCCCTCAATCTCATTCCCATCAATCACCATTCCAAATGCAAAAGTGGCGGATTTGAAGATATTGCAGGTTCCGTCAACCTCCAAtggcaatggcaatggCAATAACAATTCAAACTCCAAAAAGAGATCGAAAGCTAAGAACTCTGAGTTGGTTGATGATGCCATCTTGTTTGCTTCAAAACCATCTAGATCAACTACACCTAAACCTAAAAGCTCTGGAGAGAGTAGTCACGGTACTAATGGCAAACCGGAAAAATCGTTGGCACTCGATGTTGACGATGTAAAGAACAGCGAGTTTGATTTCCAAGCCAATTTGGCAATGTTTGACAAAAAGTCAGTTTTTGATAGCTTTAGAAAGAATGACCACACACAACTTTCAGATAGACTTGTTgggcaaaacaaaatagagAATATTGCTAAAccaaagaaggaaaaatacGACAACAATGAGATGGTTTTGGATTCACAACCAAAGGACAATTGGGACTCTATTGGTAAATCGATCGACAGACAAAAAACTGAAACTCCTACCGACTCTGTAAAAAATCATGGTGCACAACGCCAACTTAGTCAAGAAAGAATcaagatgaaaaattttGCCCTTGTGAATGCAGGTGACTTGAAACCTATGCAAACTGCGTCGCCCGTACAGCTCTTGGAAATTGAGAGGTTGGCCGAGGATGTTTTCGGTGTAAGCCCAACAATGATGACAGAAGCATGTGCCACAAATTTGAGCAAGCTCATAATTGACACGTGTTTGGGCGGTTCTATTAGGCTAAGTAACAAAAGCAATCACAACCTACCGCCTTTGGTGCTTTTGTTGATTGGAAGTGGACGCTGCGGCAGTAGGGCGTTTGCCACTGGGCGCCATCTAAACAACCACGGTGTTAGAGTATTGGCGTTTGTTATTTCTTCTGACGATTCAGATAAAGAGCTCCACCAGCAATGGCAAAGTTTCGAAGCGGCAGGGGGTAAAGTTATATCGTCGAATTTCGATGAGTTGGTGGATATTATACAAAATCAGTTGAACACCCCGGTGGAGCTAATAATTGATGCATTGCAAGGGTATGATGACCACTTGGAAGATATTTTTTACGAACttgaaaaccaaaaaacatTGCAAAAAGTCATTAATTGGTGTAGTAatccacaacaacaacaaaagatcaTGTCGCTCGATCTTCCATCTGGGATCGATGGTGGTTCGGGAACGCTTTCTGATGAGAATACCAAGATTGAATGTCGATGGTGTATTTCCATGGGCTTACCATTGAGCGGTATAATCTTGGCATACAAGAACGGTGTTATGGAGCATCAAGATGTTGGGGGACACCATGAAATCCTGCATTATTTGGTAGACGTAGGGATCCCCAATAAAGTTTACCTGATGAAACCTAATTTGCGGAAGTTTGATAAATTTTGGTACTGTGCAGAAACCTGTATCAAACTAGATGTAGCGGTATGA
- a CDS encoding uncharacterized protein (MEROPS:MER0020215) has product MSVSHIVLILYRGEERSSKDEFNLFGNSFDARKKTSTAAASASSSSTATSSGAGAGATGNKNFVSNLFGNLGNNGTVHNSQNSRVNGNNDYGTNQSFTKNPLFASGMSSSSSSSPRTSLLNPWANERVNKGFNSITPSINHPFKDINNGNYSSKLHDSHPPSTKLEIEPQTHIAKDWNSFLSSSDGNLSNAGYKSLNSQETEKQVEPKPKQKSRSRLGQLFSIFTRGDKSSENNKNLDKRKRGGVNKYPTSIVTPRSLATPSYKAVDIRRTGHMKRLILKNKPVKYHLIDVNKILSARKNRVVVGTVSAEGLLRSTASHISKNSSVDDDDDDDYENDDDDIEDINGNPELGELEEEPTRKVFSKRTFDITNDKNNLVSDKREEVEVQQEQNQSSTEDTINEKNTPQFNGYWTSPPIEEIMEMSFEELRFLENFIIGRTGFGQIAYDYPVDLTAAKRNAELHDHSLAEELFENIIQFRPQTVMVYKDVLDKPYLGTELNVPATITLEGIVSKKKTVNEQIEFLKKQEGMEYISYNPSSSTWVFRVKHFSIWGLVDEDDENQKELLKLKRKQDEKEAEATLEYSRVYESADVDQEIKKQKLNEHAKIVPGGWSYAAPQRDHILHLKRSLVNNEVERELSRYNDEETSQLNAQVDGIILDSDDEGYDFDREVVVEEESEADGTVIEPKINAYEPIIEDESVFDKIRNNMVVSTADNWLLQLELANQFDSSFAPFAVETEKSREKLTLSKVDSLLFPEYSKSPSLAKRGDFGLDSIVEDQDDELKVALVDKNVESILNTVLRTSTFTAGANKFPKLQKSGRLQFSQFCGNSYVGSEIELASILFDDEKRSKLETLRMFGDWLNRYNESTVEELLSKHSTDYLECAFICLCANQPVKAIQYALKSKSEHLATILSMADARSKVVESAAKQQLSSWRSNCQGLVPTPVVKIYQILARDLDALSENLPWNLAIKLNLAFGDVKDVKVLVQQFAKVLPKGNSVADILDIYLNGFDFDKIIDSSLNNTLRWLFCLVLANFNYDKISESFGKQLEVNGLWKDSILVYTSIEDDDKSKNFIRKVIIGQIGKVQSFTKGDEMYLTVDLKVPESLIYEAMAIERRNRGEYWGEIEMLLKYFDYDTLHKTLITQLGPDAAISCSKLEIARLREVIKQIPQYGKIIPNWNHGMGIYENYFALLEQPQDVEILNFMIDNLPLTKLDSDSDVDLDDNKNQNENQNQNQNQRRRSEKEKIALNLISKYVGDLALEASKVALVRRQRVLEFPLDEVNKQYFESRVSFLK; this is encoded by the exons ATGTCAGTCTCCCACATTGTTTTGATCtt ATATAGAGGCGAAGAACGATCCAGCAAAGACGAGTTCAATTTATTTGGGAATTCGTTTGATGcgagaaagaaaacttcaacagcagcagcatcagcatcatcatcgtcaacaGCAACATCTTCAGGAGCAGGAGCAGGAGCAACTGGCaataaaaattttgttAGCAATCTTTTTGGCAATCTCGGCAACAATGGGACTGTACACAATTCTCAAAACAGTAGAGTTAATGGGAATAATGATTATGGCACGAATCAATCTTTTACAAAGAACCCATTATTCGCAAGCGGAATGAGCTCGAGCTCGAGCTCGAGTCCAAGAACTTCATTACTAAATCCATGGGCCAATGAACGTGTCAACAAGGGCTTTAATTCCATTACGCCCAGCATCAATCACCCATTTAAAGACATCAATAATGGTAATTATTCGTCGAAATTGCATGACTCGCATCCACCATCGACTAAACTCGAAATAGAACCACAAACGCATATTGCTAAGGACTGGAACTCGTTTCTTTCAAGTTCAGACGGTAACTTGAGCAATGCAGGTTATAAAAGCTTGAACTCACAAGAAACTGAAAAACAAGTTGAGCCAAAACCGAAACAAAAATCAAGATCTCGACTTGGTCAACTATTTAGTATCTTTACCAGAGGAGATAAGAGCAGCGAGAATAATAAGAACTTGGACAAGAGAAAGCGTGGAGGTGTCAACAAGTACCCCACTTCCATAGTGACCCCAAGGTCTTTGGCAACACCTTCTTATAAAGCAGTGGATATTAGACGAACAGGACACATGAAGAGATTGATCTTGAAGAACAAACCTGTAAAGTATCACTTGATTGACGTCAACAAGATCTTAAGTGCtagaaaaaatagagtCGTTGTGGGTACCGTTTCGGCAGAAGGTTTATTAAGAAGCACTGCATCTCACATATCAAAAAATAGTAGTGttgacgacgacgacgacgacgactatgaaaatgatgatgatgatattgAGGATATCAATGGCAATCCTGAATTGGGCGAGCTTGAAGAGGAGCCAACTAGAAAAGTTTTTTCAAAGAGGACTTTTGATATCACCAACGACAAGAATAATTTAGTCCTggacaaaagagaagaggtTGAGGTGCAACAAGAGCAGAACCAATCATCTACCGAGGATACCATTAATGAAAAGAACACGCCACAGTTTAATGGTTACTGGACGTCTCCACCAATTGAGGAGATAATGGAAATGTCGTTTGAAGAGTTGAgatttttggaaaattttATCATTGGAAGAACCGGATTTGGCCAAATTGCATACGATTACCCTGTGGATTTGACAGCGGCAAAGCGTAATGCAGAACTTCATGATCACCTGTTGGCCGAGGAGTTGTTTGAGAATATAATCCAGTTTAGACCACAAACTGTTATGGTGTATAAGGATGTCCTCGACAAACCATATTTGGGCACTGAACTCAACGTCCCTGCTACCATTACTCTCGAGGGTATTGTtagcaagaaaaagaccGTGAATGAACAAATCGAGTTTCTCAAAAAACAGGAAGGAATGGAGTATATATCGTACAATCCTTCTAGTTCAACCTGGGTCTTTCGAGTGAAACATTTTAGTATATGGGGATTggttgatgaagatgacgaaaatcaaaaagaacttttgaaattgaaaagaaagcaggatgaaaaagaagcagaagctaCACTTGAATACTCTAGAGTTTACGAGAGCGCTGATGTGGACcaggaaataaaaaagcaGAAATTGAATGAACACGCCAAAATTGTGCCAGGAGGATGGAGCTATGCGGCACCACAAAGAGATCATATCCTACACCTTAAACGATCACTCGTTAACAATGAAGTTGAACGAGAGCTTAGTCGGTACAATGACGAAGAAACTAGTCAACTCAATGCCCAGGTGGATGGTATCATTCTTGACTCGGATGATGAAGGATATGATTTCGATAGAGAAGTAGTAGTGGAAGAAGAATCAGAAGCTGATGGCACGGTAATTGAACCTAAAATCAATGCATACGAACCTATAATTGAAGACGAGTCTGTTTTTGATAAAATTCGAAACAATATGGTTGTGTCAACTGCCGACAACTGGCTTTTACAATTGGAACTAGCAAATCAATTTGATTCATCTTTTGCACCTTTTGCAGTTGAAACGGAAAAAAGTCGAGAGAAATTGACGTTGCTGAAAGTAGATAGCTTGCTTTTTCCAGAGTATCTGAAATCCCCACTGCTTGCTAAGAGAGGAGATTTTGGGTTAGATTCAATTGTAGAGGATCAAGATGATGAATTAAAAGTTGCCCTCGTGGACAAAAATGTCGAGCTGATCTTAAACACCGTGTTGAGAACTTCAACATTCACCGCAGGAGCTAATAAGTTCcccaaattgcaaaaatcaGGTCGCCTTCAATTCTCCCAGTTTTGTGGAAATCTGTACGTTGGTCTGGAGATTGAATTGGCatctattttatttgatGACGAGAAAAGGCTGAAGCTAGAGACATTGAGAATGTTTGGCGATTGGTTAAATCGATACAACGAGAGTACAGTTGAAGAGTTGTTATCAAAGCATCTGACGGACTACTTGGAATGTGCTTTCATTTGTCTTTGTGCTAACCAACCTGTGAAGGCAATTCAGTATGCATTGAAATCTAAAAGTGAGCATTTGGCAACGATTTTGTCAATGGCTGATGCACGAAGCAAAGTTGTTGAGTCAGCTGCTAAACAACAATTGTCTTCATGGAGGTCGAATTGCCAGGGCTTAGTGCCTACTCCCGTCGTAAAAATATATCAAATATTGGCTCGTGATTTAGATGCCCTTTCTGAGAATTTACCTTGGAATTTGGCAATAAAGTTAAATCTTGCATTTGGCGACGTTAAAGATGTTAAAGTCTTGGTTCAACAGTTTGCAAAAGTGCTCCCCAAGGGTAATTCTGTCGCTGATATACTTGATATATACCTCAatggttttgattttgacaaAATTATTGATTCTTCTCTCAATAATACTTTGAGATGGCTTTTCTGTTTGGTTTTGGCCAATTTCAACTATGACAAAATCTCAGAGCTGTTTGGTAAGCAACTTGAAGTCAACGGACTTTGGAAGGATTCCATTCTTGTTTACACAAGtattgaagatgatgacaaGAGTAAAAATTTCATCAGGAAAGTGATTATAGGTCAAATCGGAAAAGTACAAAGCTTTACAAAGGGAGATGAAATGTACTTAACAGTGGATTTGAAAGTCCCAGAGTCGCTTATCTACGAAGCAATGGCCATTGAAAGAAGGAACCGTGGTGAATACTGgggagaaattgaaatgcTCTTGAAATATTTTGACTATGATACATTGCACAAGACTCTTATTACCCAACTAGGACCCGATGCTGCAATATCGTGTTCGAAATTGGAGATTGCACGTTTGCGAGAAGTAATTAAGCAAATTCCGCAATATGGCAAGATTATACCAAATTGGAATCACGGCATGGGAATATACGAGAACTATTTTGCTTTACTCGAGCAGCCTCAGGATGTGGAAATTTTGAACTTTATGATTGATAATTTACCTTTAACCAAATTGGATTCGGACTCAGATGTGGATTTAGACGATAATAAGAATCAGAATGagaaccaaaaccaaaaccagaaTCAGAGACGGAGatcagaaaaagagaaaatagcTCTTAATTTGATTTCCAAATATGTTGGAGATTTGGCTTTAGAGGCGTCAAAAGTTGCTCTTGTACGAAGACAACGAGTTTTAGAGTTTCCATTGGATGAGGTCAATAAGCAATACTTTGAATCTAGAGTGTCCTTTTtaaaatag
- the NBP35 gene encoding cytosolic Fe-S cluster assembly factor nbp35, with amino-acid sequence MAPSLKHPELDAKLQEDAPEHCPGPESEQAGKEDACKGCANQEICSSQLPKGPDPDLPLIYKRLQHIKHKILVLSGKGGVGKSTFTSMLSWAIAADEDLEVGAMDLDICGPSLPRMLGAAEGESVHQSNSGWSPVYVADNLGLMSISFMLPDADSAIIWRGGKKNGLIKQFLKDVDWGEKLDYLVVDTPPGTSDEHLSVNALMKEVGIDGALIVTTPQEVALLDVRKEIDFCKKAGIKILGLVENMSGFVCPNCHGKSQIFKATTGGGEKLCKELGIEFLGSVPLDPRIGKACDDGESFFDLYPDSPAATAILDVVDALRDQVELSMSGLHLE; translated from the coding sequence ATGGCTCCAAGTTTGAAACACCCCGAACTAGATGCAAAGTTGCAAGAGGATGCTCCGGAACATTGTCCGGGTCCGGAGTCTGAGCAAGCCGGTAAAGAGGATGCATGTAAAGGGTGTGCTAATCAAGAAATTTGTTCATCGCAGTTACCAAAAGGACCTGATCCAGATTTGCCACTAATATACAAACGTCTTCAGCACATTAAACACAAAATCTTGGTGCTACTGGGGAAAGGCGGAGTTGGAAAGTCAACGTTTACATCGATGCTTTCGTGGGCTATTGCCGCAGATGAAGATTTAGAAGTGGGTGCAATGGATCTCGATATATGCGGACCCTCTCTACCTAGGATGCTTGGTGCCGCGGAAGGAGAAAGTGTTCATCAGTCGAATAGTGGATGGAGTCCTGTTTATGTTGCAGATAATTTAGGTTTGATGAGTATTTCATTTATGTTACCTGATGCCGACCTGGCAATTATTTGGAGAGGCGGGAAGAAGAATGGGTTGATTAAGcaatttttgaaagatgTTGATTGGGGTGAAAAGTTAGATTACCTTGTGGTGGATACACCACCTGGCACGAGTGATGAACATCTCTCGGTTAATGCTTTGATGAAAGAAGTTGGTATAGATGGTGCATTGATTGTAACAACGCCTCAAGAAGTTGCATTGTTGGATGTGCGGAAGGAGATTgatttttgtaaaaaagcAGGTATAAAGATATTGGGACTCGTGGAGAATATGTCCGGGTTTGTTTGTCCTAATTGTCATGGAAAAAGTCAAATCTTCAAGGCTACTACTGGTGGCGGAGAAAAGTTGTGTAAAGAATTGGGTATTGAGTTTCTTGGGCTGGTCCCTCTTGATCCTAGAATTGGAAAAGCttgtgatgatggtgaGTCATTCTTCGATTTGTATCCAGATTCACCTGCTGCCACTGCAATTCTCGATGTAGTTGATGCTTTACGCGATCAAGTAGAATTAAGCATGAGCGGACTTCACCTAGAGTAA